One genomic region from Nocardia vinacea encodes:
- a CDS encoding NADPH:quinone oxidoreductase family protein, producing the protein MRAVICPAYGPPEVVRIEDRAAPALESGQVRVRVGAAAVNFPDVLVIAGEYQIKVPTPFVPGSEFAGAVTETADDVTEFAIGDRVTGTGIVGAFAEEVTAPAAGLGRIPDGVDDHRAAAFGVAYRTAYHTLRSVARVRPGDRLLVLGAGGGVGLAAVQLGVHLGAEVTAVASSAEKLSAAAAHGAGGLIDHTSGDLRAALKKALPDGANAVIDPVGGRLSEPALRSLRRGGRFVTVGFASGEIPRIPLNLVLVKGIQILGFQFQDLDPGEFRRNEDELRELLTTGRVLPHISAVYPLAEAATALRQVADGQAIGRILLDMKA; encoded by the coding sequence ATGCGCGCGGTGATCTGCCCGGCCTACGGGCCGCCGGAGGTCGTGCGCATCGAAGACCGTGCGGCGCCCGCACTCGAATCGGGACAGGTTCGAGTGCGGGTCGGCGCGGCCGCGGTCAATTTCCCGGATGTTCTGGTGATCGCGGGCGAATATCAGATCAAGGTGCCGACACCGTTCGTGCCCGGCAGCGAATTCGCCGGCGCGGTCACCGAAACCGCCGACGACGTCACCGAATTCGCCATCGGCGACCGGGTCACCGGCACCGGGATCGTCGGGGCGTTCGCGGAAGAGGTCACCGCGCCCGCCGCGGGACTCGGCCGCATCCCCGACGGAGTCGACGACCATCGCGCGGCCGCGTTCGGTGTCGCCTACCGGACGGCATATCACACACTGCGTTCGGTGGCCCGGGTGCGGCCCGGGGACCGGCTGCTCGTACTCGGGGCCGGTGGCGGAGTCGGGCTTGCGGCGGTGCAACTCGGGGTACATTTGGGGGCCGAGGTCACAGCCGTCGCGTCCTCCGCCGAAAAGCTCAGTGCCGCAGCCGCTCACGGTGCCGGCGGGCTGATCGACCACACCAGCGGTGACCTGCGCGCGGCGCTGAAGAAAGCACTGCCCGACGGCGCCAACGCCGTCATCGACCCGGTCGGTGGGCGACTATCCGAGCCCGCGCTGCGGTCGCTGCGCCGCGGCGGGCGGTTCGTCACCGTCGGCTTCGCCTCCGGCGAGATTCCGCGGATCCCGCTGAATCTGGTGCTGGTCAAGGGAATACAGATACTCGGCTTCCAATTCCAGGATCTGGATCCCGGCGAATTCCGCCGCAATGAGGACGAATTGCGGGAACTGCTCACCACCGGCCGGGTACTTCCGCATATCAGCGCTGTGTATCCGCTCGCCGAGGCCGCCACCGCACTACGGCAGGTCGCGGACGGCCAGGCCATCGGCAGGATCCTGCTCGATATGAAGGCATAG
- a CDS encoding phosphotransferase family protein, producing the protein MDGQGLPGKGEPLETRFLSGGTQNEIYQIRRGEHISVLRIPPAEAPAERDAGILREWRIIEALDGTDVPHTAAVGVCTDSDVLGRTFYLMGFVDGWSPMDHRGIWPEPFDSDLQARAGLGYQLAEGIALLSKVDWQARGLQDLGRPDGYHERQVSRWLSFYDKIDGARTLDGMDVATEWLRTHRPLDYIPGLMHGDYQFANVMFQHGGPAQLAALVDWEMGTVGDPKLDLGWMLQGWPEDTSDPAVATKGYANMQYMPSRDQMLAHYAQVSGRQVDDIDYYLILAKWKLAIVLERGFQRAKGDVKLAAFGPIVVDTMRAAAELAESTEYKS; encoded by the coding sequence ATGGACGGCCAGGGCCTGCCCGGTAAGGGCGAACCCCTCGAAACCCGCTTCCTGTCCGGCGGTACCCAGAACGAGATCTATCAGATCCGCCGCGGCGAACACATCAGCGTTCTGCGCATCCCACCTGCCGAGGCGCCCGCCGAACGGGATGCTGGCATTCTGCGCGAGTGGCGGATCATCGAGGCCCTCGACGGCACCGATGTCCCGCATACCGCAGCCGTCGGAGTCTGCACCGACTCCGACGTGCTCGGCCGCACCTTCTACCTGATGGGCTTCGTCGACGGCTGGTCACCGATGGACCATCGCGGCATCTGGCCCGAACCGTTCGACTCCGACCTGCAGGCGCGGGCCGGACTCGGCTACCAGCTGGCCGAGGGAATCGCGTTGCTGTCCAAGGTGGATTGGCAGGCGAGGGGCCTGCAGGATCTGGGACGTCCGGACGGCTACCACGAGCGACAGGTATCGCGGTGGCTGAGCTTCTACGACAAGATCGATGGCGCCCGCACGCTCGACGGCATGGACGTGGCCACCGAATGGCTGCGCACCCACCGCCCGCTGGACTACATCCCCGGCCTGATGCACGGCGACTACCAGTTCGCCAATGTGATGTTCCAACACGGCGGACCGGCGCAGCTCGCGGCGCTGGTGGACTGGGAGATGGGGACGGTCGGCGATCCGAAGCTCGATCTGGGCTGGATGCTGCAGGGGTGGCCGGAGGACACCAGCGATCCTGCCGTTGCCACCAAGGGCTACGCCAATATGCAGTACATGCCCTCGCGTGACCAGATGCTCGCGCACTACGCGCAGGTGTCCGGACGCCAGGTCGACGATATCGACTACTACCTGATCCTGGCCAAGTGGAAGCTGGCCATCGTGCTCGAGCGCGGTTTCCAACGCGCCAAGGGTGACGTCAAGCTTGCGGCGTTCGGACCGATCGTGGTCGACACCATGCGCGCCGCCGCCGAATTGGCCGAGAGTACGGAGTACAAATCATGA
- a CDS encoding amidohydrolase family protein: MPKWDLPYPLFDADNHLYETKEALTTYLPKHYRDAVKYVEVDGRTKIAIRGQISEYIPNPTFDVVAPPGAMEEYFKNGNPEGKSMREIFGKPIRSTPAFREPAPRLELMNELQIDRALMFPTLASLVEERMKDDPELIHAVVHSLNQWLYETWSFNYSDRIFTVPVISLPIVEKAIEELEWVVERGARAILVRPAPVPGVRGPRSFALPEFDPFWKRVVELDVLVTMHSSDSGYSRFASEWDGRQQEMLPFVTNTFKMINEWQPIRDAMASWVCHGALFRFPELKIAVIENGAEWLPGLLETLAKVYKKAPQGFPGDPVEAVKKIYVSPFWEEDLVALSDLIGADHVLFGSDYPHPEGLAEPARYVNEIKDLPLDDQAKIMGGNLARLLKV; encoded by the coding sequence ATGCCCAAATGGGATCTGCCCTACCCGCTGTTCGACGCCGACAACCACCTCTACGAGACGAAGGAGGCGCTGACCACCTACCTTCCCAAGCACTACCGCGACGCGGTCAAGTACGTCGAGGTCGACGGTCGCACCAAAATCGCGATCCGCGGCCAGATCAGCGAATACATCCCCAACCCGACCTTCGATGTGGTCGCGCCTCCCGGGGCGATGGAGGAGTACTTCAAGAACGGCAATCCCGAGGGCAAGAGCATGCGCGAGATCTTCGGCAAGCCGATCCGCTCGACGCCCGCCTTCCGCGAACCGGCGCCCCGCCTGGAACTGATGAACGAGCTCCAGATCGACCGCGCCCTGATGTTCCCGACCTTGGCCAGTCTGGTCGAGGAGCGCATGAAGGACGACCCGGAGCTGATCCACGCGGTCGTGCATTCGCTCAACCAGTGGCTGTATGAGACCTGGTCGTTCAACTACTCCGACCGCATCTTCACCGTGCCGGTGATCAGCCTGCCCATCGTGGAGAAGGCGATCGAGGAACTGGAGTGGGTCGTCGAGCGCGGCGCCCGGGCGATCCTGGTCCGGCCGGCACCGGTGCCCGGCGTGCGCGGACCGCGCTCGTTCGCACTGCCGGAATTCGATCCGTTCTGGAAGCGAGTGGTCGAACTGGATGTGCTGGTGACGATGCACTCCTCCGACAGCGGATATTCCCGCTTCGCCTCCGAATGGGACGGCCGCCAGCAGGAGATGCTGCCGTTCGTGACCAACACCTTCAAGATGATCAACGAGTGGCAGCCGATCCGCGACGCGATGGCGTCCTGGGTCTGCCACGGCGCGCTGTTCCGGTTCCCGGAGCTGAAGATCGCGGTCATCGAGAACGGCGCCGAATGGCTGCCCGGACTGCTGGAGACCCTCGCCAAGGTCTACAAGAAGGCCCCGCAGGGCTTCCCGGGCGATCCGGTCGAGGCGGTCAAGAAGATCTACGTCAGCCCGTTCTGGGAGGAGGATCTGGTCGCACTGTCGGATCTCATCGGGGCCGACCATGTGCTGTTCGGATCGGATTATCCGCATCCGGAGGGACTGGCCGAACCCGCCCGCTACGTGAACGAGATCAAGGATCTCCCCTTGGACGACCAGGCGAAGATCATGGGCGGCAACCTCGCCCGGCTGCTGAAGGTGTAG
- a CDS encoding SDR family oxidoreductase — MTTVGIATGAGRGMGYACAQRLAEMVDVLLLVDRDAAAAAAAREQLAENGGATVEAVELDVTDAEGLARLAERVDRHGTLRAVAHAAGISPTMADWRRIFTVDLIGTALLAQALRPLAVTGTAMVCFASMAPLLDPVAPDPAGLAVVDDPLDEKFLERIYDALGPAVEDPGLAYSWAKRGVHRFVAHEAVRLGPVGARICSVSPGIIDTPQGRQEADNHPSMAALVQRTPLRRRGSADEVAAAVAFALSDQASFLNGIDLLVDGGAMAAVRTAG; from the coding sequence ATGACAACGGTGGGTATAGCGACCGGCGCGGGTCGCGGTATGGGCTACGCCTGCGCACAACGACTGGCCGAGATGGTCGACGTACTGCTGCTGGTGGATCGGGACGCGGCCGCCGCCGCTGCCGCGCGGGAACAGTTGGCCGAAAATGGCGGTGCCACAGTCGAAGCGGTGGAGCTCGACGTCACCGACGCCGAAGGGCTGGCGCGGCTCGCCGAGCGGGTGGATCGGCACGGCACACTGCGAGCTGTCGCCCATGCCGCTGGTATCTCTCCGACGATGGCTGACTGGCGCCGGATCTTCACCGTCGATCTGATCGGGACGGCGCTGCTCGCGCAGGCGCTGCGCCCGTTAGCCGTAACCGGCACGGCCATGGTGTGTTTCGCTTCGATGGCGCCGCTGCTCGATCCTGTCGCGCCGGACCCGGCCGGCCTCGCGGTTGTGGACGATCCGCTCGATGAGAAGTTTCTCGAGCGCATCTACGATGCGCTCGGCCCTGCCGTCGAGGATCCCGGTCTCGCATACAGCTGGGCGAAACGGGGCGTGCACCGCTTCGTGGCACATGAGGCGGTGCGCCTCGGTCCGGTCGGCGCGCGCATCTGCTCGGTCTCACCCGGCATCATCGACACTCCGCAGGGCCGCCAGGAAGCCGACAATCATCCGAGCATGGCGGCGCTGGTGCAGCGAACACCGTTGCGGCGCAGAGGTTCCGCGGACGAAGTCGCCGCCGCGGTCGCATTCGCGCTGTCGGACCAGGCGAGCTTTCTCAACGGTATCGACCTGCTCGTGGACGGCGGCGCTATGGCGGCGGTGCGGACAGCCGGTTAG
- a CDS encoding VOC family protein, whose translation MRAEDQFHIGIVAADFEATVATLSAVLGYEWGPEVGGSVSVDLPDTRTAVLELKCRYSTTVPRLEIVRSVAGTLWEPAGAAGLHHVGYWSDDVAADAADLVRHGYITEATRPGADGRLFFAFLRGADGFRVELVDRAAESSLAQCWATPTTTRSDT comes from the coding sequence GTGAGGGCCGAGGATCAGTTCCATATCGGGATCGTCGCGGCGGACTTCGAGGCCACCGTGGCGACGCTGTCGGCCGTACTCGGATACGAGTGGGGGCCGGAGGTCGGCGGGTCGGTCTCGGTGGACCTGCCGGACACCCGGACGGCTGTCCTGGAGTTGAAATGCCGATACTCCACGACCGTGCCGCGCCTCGAGATCGTGCGCAGTGTCGCGGGCACGCTGTGGGAACCTGCGGGGGCAGCCGGACTCCACCACGTCGGGTACTGGTCCGACGACGTGGCCGCCGATGCCGCCGACCTGGTGCGGCACGGCTACATCACCGAGGCCACCCGGCCCGGCGCCGACGGGCGGCTGTTCTTCGCATTCCTGCGCGGCGCGGACGGCTTTCGGGTGGAACTTGTCGACCGGGCCGCGGAATCGAGCCTGGCGCAGTGCTGGGCCACACCCACGACCACGAGGAGCGACACATGA
- a CDS encoding adenylyl-sulfate kinase: MLTTAQHSIAGTRCRRHRHLDAPLEVVEARDRKGLYAKARRGELANFTGIDSRYETPVSPELHLDASGTQTPDELADQVIEHLRLAGKLAPAVEG, from the coding sequence ATTCTCACGACGGCGCAGCATTCAATAGCTGGGACGAGGTGCCGCCGTCACCGCCACCTCGACGCACCGCTCGAAGTGGTCGAGGCCCGGGACCGAAAAGGCTTGTATGCCAAGGCTCGTCGCGGTGAACTGGCGAACTTCACGGGAATCGACTCGCGGTATGAGACGCCGGTCTCGCCGGAACTGCACCTGGATGCCAGTGGCACGCAGACCCCGGACGAACTGGCCGACCAGGTGATCGAACACCTGCGCCTGGCGGGGAAACTCGCCCCTGCGGTAGAAGGTTAG
- a CDS encoding acyl-CoA dehydrogenase family protein → MAWDFETDPEYQKKLDWADEFVRAEVEPLDLVWEHEQFVPLDGTRRKAIQPLKEEVRRQGLWATHLGPDLGGQGYGQLKLALLNEILGRSSWAPIVFGCQAPDTGNAEIIAHYGTADQKQRYLQPLLDGELFSSYSMTEPQAGADPTQFQTRAVRDGDDWIINGWKYFSSNARTAAFLIVMAVTNTDVSPYQGMSMFLVPADTPGINIVRNVGLYGEPMNDGSHALIHYENVRVPAESLLGGEGQAFVIAQTRLGGGRIHHAMRTIGLAQKAIDMMCERALSRTTAGSRLADKQFVQGYIADSYAQLAQFRLFVLHTAWKIDKYNDYKKVRKDIATAKIVMPTVLHDIAWRAMQVHGALGTTNEMPFFRMIHGAGVMGLADGPTEVHKTTVAKQVLRDYQPTDGMWPTEWIPGKQEAARAKFAEYLEHEVGNQ, encoded by the coding sequence ATGGCATGGGATTTCGAGACTGACCCGGAGTATCAGAAGAAGCTGGACTGGGCCGACGAGTTCGTGCGCGCGGAAGTCGAACCACTCGATCTGGTCTGGGAGCATGAGCAGTTCGTGCCCCTCGACGGGACACGGCGCAAGGCGATCCAGCCCCTGAAAGAGGAGGTGCGGCGTCAGGGTCTGTGGGCCACACATCTGGGCCCGGACCTCGGCGGCCAGGGCTATGGACAGCTGAAACTGGCCCTGCTGAACGAGATTCTGGGCCGCTCGTCCTGGGCGCCGATCGTATTCGGCTGTCAGGCGCCCGATACCGGCAACGCGGAGATCATCGCCCACTACGGGACGGCCGACCAGAAGCAGCGCTACCTGCAGCCACTGCTGGACGGTGAGCTGTTCTCCAGCTATTCGATGACCGAACCGCAGGCCGGCGCCGATCCGACCCAATTCCAGACCCGGGCGGTGCGCGACGGCGACGACTGGATCATCAACGGCTGGAAGTACTTCTCCTCCAACGCCAGAACCGCCGCATTCCTGATCGTGATGGCCGTAACGAATACGGACGTCAGCCCCTACCAGGGCATGTCGATGTTCCTCGTACCGGCCGACACCCCGGGCATAAATATCGTCCGCAACGTCGGCCTCTACGGCGAGCCGATGAACGACGGCAGCCACGCACTCATCCATTACGAGAACGTGCGCGTGCCCGCCGAATCCCTGCTCGGCGGCGAGGGCCAGGCCTTCGTCATCGCGCAGACCCGCCTCGGCGGCGGCCGCATCCACCATGCGATGCGCACCATCGGGCTCGCACAGAAGGCCATCGACATGATGTGCGAGCGGGCGCTGTCGCGTACCACCGCGGGCAGCAGGTTGGCCGATAAGCAGTTCGTACAGGGCTACATCGCCGATTCCTACGCCCAGCTGGCCCAGTTCCGGCTGTTCGTACTGCACACCGCCTGGAAGATCGACAAGTACAACGACTACAAGAAGGTCCGCAAGGACATTGCCACGGCCAAGATCGTCATGCCGACGGTGCTGCACGATATCGCCTGGCGCGCAATGCAAGTGCACGGAGCCCTGGGCACCACCAACGAGATGCCGTTCTTCCGGATGATCCACGGTGCCGGTGTCATGGGGCTGGCCGACGGGCCGACCGAGGTGCACAAGACCACCGTGGCCAAGCAGGTGCTGCGCGACTACCAGCCCACCGACGGCATGTGGCCCACCGAATGGATTCCCGGAAAGCAGGAAGCCGCCCGGGCGAAGTTCGCCGAATATCTCGAGCACGAAGTAGGGAACCAGTGA
- a CDS encoding enoyl-CoA hydratase-related protein, translated as MSDAEFVLDRHGPVMVVRLNRPDARNALTGTMMRGIGAAIIAAEADPLVRAVVLTGTGDRAFCSGMDLRAFASGEDFGSGAEAEAYGRLAKGQVSVPVIGAANGSAVGGGLELLLGCDLIVASAAAKFGFPEVKRGLFAGGGGTFIGTRIPLGIALELLLTGDLVDAERAERIGLVNAVAEPDAVFSTALAMAERIAANAPLGLAASKELARLAVSDAAAATDRLGKWQALVFASEDAKEGARAFAEKRTPNWRGR; from the coding sequence ATGAGCGACGCGGAGTTCGTACTCGACCGGCACGGCCCGGTCATGGTCGTCCGGCTCAACCGTCCGGATGCGCGAAATGCGTTGACCGGCACCATGATGCGCGGAATCGGCGCGGCGATCATCGCGGCCGAGGCCGATCCGCTGGTGCGGGCCGTAGTGCTCACCGGCACCGGTGATCGCGCCTTCTGCTCCGGAATGGATCTGCGCGCCTTCGCCAGTGGCGAGGACTTCGGCAGCGGCGCGGAAGCCGAGGCCTACGGCCGACTGGCCAAGGGGCAGGTGAGCGTGCCGGTGATCGGCGCGGCCAATGGCAGCGCCGTCGGCGGCGGACTGGAACTACTGCTTGGCTGCGATCTGATCGTGGCGTCCGCGGCGGCGAAATTCGGCTTCCCCGAGGTCAAGCGCGGACTCTTCGCCGGTGGCGGCGGTACCTTCATCGGCACCCGGATCCCGCTCGGCATCGCACTCGAACTGCTGCTGACCGGTGATCTCGTCGACGCCGAGCGCGCCGAGCGGATCGGTCTGGTGAACGCGGTGGCCGAACCGGATGCCGTGTTCTCGACCGCACTGGCCATGGCCGAGCGGATCGCCGCCAACGCGCCACTCGGGCTGGCTGCTTCGAAAGAGCTTGCCCGCCTTGCGGTCTCGGATGCGGCGGCGGCCACCGATCGACTCGGCAAGTGGCAGGCATTGGTATTCGCCAGCGAAGACGCCAAGGAGGGCGCCCGCGCCTTCGCCGAGAAGCGCACGCCGAACTGGCGAGGCCGGTGA